The DNA segment ATTTCTTGTCGGTTGACGCGCGTCAAGTCTAGGTCCgcagcaggggtttgactaatTGGAAGATTGATAGAGAAGGCTGTGACTGAAAACAaatctggtgcgcctgtgatattttacagactccagtatataccggattcaagcaatttaaacgaaaagtatcttaaatatatatatatatatatatatatatatatatatatatatatatatatatatatatattgtaaccatggtgatattaaccctaacctttaatcagtatattatacatattatatgcgtgcggacatgcaaaaaagcGTATTTGTGCCATGCGCTCCAAAttataatcacttccgggcatgtgcagaacggctgcaccagatctgtaatgaTCGAGAAACGTCGTCCAAAAAATCAAAGTCAGGCGCTCTGTGCACATGCCTGATGGACACTTTTTTAATTCGTAAGTATATCTCTTTCGGAATATATAtcgtatgttaccgtagagggGTCGATCCCTATAAAGATCAATCTTGCTAACTTGAATGGTGGTCCAATTTTATTTCGATGGAAACAGGATATGTCaagaacaaagagctataaaaataatacttCTTTGTCCAGAATAAGGGCAGATATCTTTTTcataccaaaaaataaaaatttcttggAATAATAAGACGATAATCATCTTCGTGAAGGATGTAATTTACTTAATGATAGGGTAGAATTTTCGTTATAATTAATACCGCAGTGGCTATATATTCTATGAAGTTGAAACGTAAACAAACATACATTCCTTTGCTCCCTCCTCTCGCAGGTCATTATTACATAACATCCGCCTTTGGTAATACTCCAGGAACATAATCATTATACAGGAGGATGGATATCCCTATGCAAACGAAAGTTAATGCATGACATTTTCAGCTCGCTTCGCTCTCATGCCTTCATTAAGTATTATTTACAGGTTAGGAAGGGACCGGAGTAAAACATTCACGTTTAACGTTTCATATAAGACCCCATAAATCAACTTTAAAAGTTCACCACCAAAATCCCTGATCAGCCCATGATACTTGAGACGTTCCGCAAACATTAAGGGTTTTATGTCTTGAATTTAGACTTGACTTTGATATGCGAACTCTGAATGTTATTTTTGCACAGATTGTAATTTAACTTTACACAACTACATACATCACAGAAAAGTTTCAATAGTATATAAATTTCCTTGAAACACAGTGTTGGCAAATGGAACATTTGCTGTGCGTTAAGGTTATGTACATTAAGCTTTAATATTGAAAGCAACCTCCACAGGTCTTTTAGTATATTCAGCTGGTCGAAACGTTGTTCGTAGGTGTGACCCACGCCCATGATCTTATCGATTGACCTCGTTGTCCTCCATTTGAATGGACTGCGAACATTTTTAGAATGCATGATTTAAGACCTTTAAGTGTGAGTGGCAAAAAGTATGTGCGTGTTTAAGTAACACATACGTGATTAAAAAACATTCAGATGTCTTGTAACATTCAATGTATGATTAAGCGGCTTGAAAAACGTACGAAAGAGAGTTAATACATTTTGTCCTTGTGTCCTTGCCTCTATAGATTTTGacgatattttaaaataaattagagAACTACTTTTTCTTTCATAAGACGCTGGTTGCAGCTTTACTTAGTGTGTCAGTATAGTCCTAGATGAGAGAAAATAATATCAACAAAAGAATAACTAAAACGTCTATAAAAGAAAACGAACgttattttgtcttgttttttcttcttttttttgtttctttttagtttgtatgtttttttttttttgtttttttttttttaggaaaatacaggttcttgcttgggataaaCAGTGTCAATAAAACGTTGGCTGCTTCAgactaaataataaaatatcaaacaacTTAAATATAACTTTTTGTTTTCTTGGTGGTTATGCTTTTGGTTTAAACTGGATTATTTTAGCTCGATCGTGATCAAAGCTTCAAGCtcatttgaaccactctcgagtccgcatTCTGCAAAAACCAGGACTAGTATATCTACTGGTATCATATGAGAGCACTTTGTCCAGGTAATGAAACTTGATACACATAATCGACAAGAAGTAGATAAGCACATATTATCGGGAGGTATGTCGAATTGTGTTTTcttcagttatggcccttttggactacAACATGTTACACTAATATCGCAACAATTTGTATTCAGCTCCTTCTACAGTTTCTATGCAACTAAAATGTAACTTGGTATATCGATAcgtcatcaacatgaagtggacatatTTTTGGGACTTtcatatctgattttttttctggagttaaagttttttgaactttgaaatattacaattgcATTAGAACCTTTAGACCAAACCAAATAGGTCCGTTTCCGGTCTACCTACATACCCTCTTTTTTTTACCCCTACCCTAAACTTTTTATCGGGGAATATTTTCCGCCTttcgattttcaaaaaaatatttccgTTTCATTTTAAACCTTTCGCGTCGTTTCGCTGAAATACGCGATTCTGATTGGTTGGCAGTTATATCAAAAATGGACTTACCAGAAATAAAAACATCatataagaaaaacaatatattcaGAAAAACAACACCGTCCGAAAATGCTTCCATGAAAATGTTAATCGAGCAAGTACGCATAGGTAGACATTTTAATCAatgaaatatactaaaacatggaaATGCACTATGACAGTTGTTTAGATCTTTTCCCAATATAATCTGCAATCAAAATAAACCAAAAATGtaactgtcacatcatatttcacttgtttctgttatattttatcaacagcatggaactatATTTAGAccacttcacatgtaacactgcgtagtcacttccggtttggtataATCAGTCTAACAGAActtcttttacttttttcatcCATAATAAAACTTTCAAGACTTTAGTGTCCGAGTATTTTAAGGGGACAGGGGAGGTGGTGCAAACTGTATTTTATTGGATAATCACATCATTGTCTCATTTCATGTGTTATATATTATCACAATAAGTCATAACATTTACGGGGCTGGTTTGTGAGCTTACCTGGATTCACGTAATACTTAAAATGTGCGCATGTGTTAGCACATAATAACTTATACGAGCGCACGCATGCAATAGTATAAAAACATCCGATTTGCTGATTAGTATTATACAACTAACTACCTCTTAAGTGGtaattttggttaaaatcatacAGGCAAGGAAAATGATAATTGGCACTCATCTTGAATCTATTGACCGAGACAAATTCAGATCAAAtcaattaaaagttatttattgttgGAAAGAGTAGTATATGGATCTCTTTAACGCCATGACAGCGCATGCCTGAGAATGACGTCATACGcggtggccattttgaattttatgtttagaatgacatcatctttttatttaaagaataacttaatattgttataaatagaaacgaTCGTTACAAATCTATTTTGGGACTGTCATACTGATATTGACTTTATGTTCTTTTAATAGAAAATATCTCCCAGAAATATACACAGCTGACTTGTATACTAAATTTAGGGCGTGGTCGTGCACTTTGATGGTCAGGTGGTCAGCCCTAGACGAGGAGATAACGTAaagtgtaaaacaaaatatacagtaaaatcagattaaatggtacattaattataattaattacacaGAGATTTAAACTTTACCATTACAGATACAACATACTTTGATAAGTAACAAAGTTTATGTAGGAAAACTTAATTTGGATacaatatgaataaaaataagcGATAAATACCCGATTCCTCCTTGACATCCAGTGAAAAAATGACTCCAGTGAAAGTATACTCGTTCTAAATGCACATGCGTCAATCTATTTATGAATGAGATCATTgcctatttttagttacaataaaATGCGCACGCGTCAATCTATTTTTTAGAATAAAGTCATCTTAATTTTTAGTTTaggacaaaagatgaaaagaatccTTTGTCCAATTGAAATTTTATGGTCCTTTTGTATTGTGACCGAGAACTGAACTTTTTTggacaaataataaaaagaatccTTTGTCCCATTGAGCTTGAAAGGCCTTTTGTATTGTGACCGAGAGCTGAACTTTTTCGGACAAAAGAATAAAAGAATCCTTTGTTCAGTTGAAATTCAATGGTCGTTTATAGCGCCTTATAAAGAGATTTGTGAACCCAGTTACTGTTTAAATTATTTCTATGCCATTTTTTTCACTGTTGCGTTAACTATACATCAAAATGGTCAGAAAGATATTAGTATTATGAAACAGCTACATGTTTCGTGCTAACATAATGACCAGAGAGAAGTTTAACTCTAGAACCGTTTTTAAATccgatttttaaactttttcttaaACTGTATTTCGCTCTTGTGATGCGCACCGCTTGAAAGGTCTCGTCACGCCGAttccaaatatatttaaatgtgttATGTATGATATATAAGTACTCACCAAAGAAATAAGCTCAATATCCCGTATTAATTAGTAAGTCCAATTAGCTGATTTTAGTCTTttgtacataaaattaaaagagaaataggtcactttttaaatatacaaattgtaACAGTTTATGTCATAAAagtttaacatttcattaaataaatgagaaataaattTCCTAATTTTTGTAGTTTGTCTCTTTAATAGCAGAACAGGCCATTTAATTTAGATTAATGAGAAACTGACAATGATACTGAAAAACAGTGGCAGAGAAATAAATCAAAACAGTAACGAGGTTCACAAATCTCTTTATAACGCGCTACAAATGGACCATTGAATTTCAGTGGGACAAAggattcttttcatcttttgtccgaAAAAGTTGAGCTCTCGGCCACGATACAAAACGCCTTTCAAGTTCAATGGGACAAatgattctttttttcttttgtccaaaATAGTTCAGCTCTCGGTCACAATACAAAAGGACCATTAAATTTCAATGGAACAAAggattcttttcattttttttttgtcaaaaataattcaGCTGGGTATTATTTGCCTAGACACAACGACGCTCGTAACCAGTGTTCAATAGTTTTGAATAGACAAAGAATCTTTCCATCTATTGTTATAAGGAATATTCAGTTTAAATGGGACAACTACATCTTTAATGGTTATTAAAGGTGCAGGTAAATTGTGGAATTAAAGAATAGATGATCATGAGTGACGCACACGTGATGTTTACTAGAAATGGAGTTGAGCATGGGCATTTTGAACTAATATAAATTACCACTATCTTCATTTAGTTACAGTAGTTTGAGGTGTGAACATATATGAAAAGCAAGTTCCTAGTTTATTTTATCcatgcattttatttaaagaagacTTTTTCTTATTAATTAATATTGTGTAAGTATATAACTCTTTCTATTTAGATATATTAATATAAAGAAGTAGAATAACTAGATAAATTATCGTTGTAGCTaaagtaaaaatgattttattctaatTGAAATAGATAGACGCATGCgcattttattgtaacaaaaatagGCTATGATCTCATTCATAAATAGATTGACGCATGCGCATTAAGAACTAGTATACTTTCACTAGAGTCATTTATTCACTTGATGCCAAGGAGGAAACAGGCATTTATCGCTTATTTCATAGTCTATCCAAAATAAGTTTTCCTACATAAATTTTGTTACTTATCAAAGCATTTTAGATCCGTAATGGAAGAATCtgtgtaattaattattatcaaTGTATCATTAAATctgattttactatatattttgtcttacacTTCACGTTATCttcccgtctagggctgagcacctgacccccCTATGTGCGCGACCACGCCCTAAATTTAGTATACAAGGCAGCTGTGTATACTTCTGGGAGCTATTTTCTATTAAAAGAACATGAAGGCAATTTCAGTATGACAGTCTCAAAATAGATTTGTAACAATCGTTTCTATTTGTAACATTGTGatgttattcttaaaatagaaagatgatgtcattctttaaataaaattcaaaatggccgccgcgcatgacttcattctcacgcatgcgctgTCGCGGCGTTAAAGAGATCCCTATACTACTGGAAAGTTTCACAAGAAGAAAGTTCTACGTTATTCAGTGCCGccacatttttttttcgaatgttgACGTTATGTCTTTCCCTTTTGTTATTATATCTTCCAGgcaaaatgtttttatctaaatCTTTAGACACATTAATGTGCGCAGTCTGTATTTCTTCAATTTCTTCAGGTAAGAGCTAGTTGGCAGTACAATGAAAGAATGACTATTAACTTGTTTCCAACATAAACACGTGTTCAACTGGATAAGTGGTCAATAACTAGTTAATAAATCAGATGTCAATAGTCATTTAGGAAGAAATAAGCACTTAATTGCTAATTTTGTTAGGTCGCATTCGTCCAGTTTTCATCCAGTCACATTACAGCACTTATAATATTAATATTGTGATAAGCTGTGCCGGTATGAATGTTTGcatagaaatgtttttatttttctatatttcagaGCTGAAAGACGATTTGGCTACCttctacaaaacaaaatacaGTACAATACCACTGTCACCGCTATTCGAGGAACACGACACTCCCCTTGTAGATTTTTacattttgcctgaaatgaatttcattgaaaTTCGAAAGAAAATGCCAGCTGGCGAAGGCTCTAAAACTCAAGTCAAATCGTTGTCGGACGTATTTAACTCTGAAAGCAGTTGTGAAATATATCTAACCGCTGATGCTGGATTTGGGAaaactgcattttcaaaatatcttgctgTCACGTGGTCTCAGGCTCATCGTCCCAGAAAGAAATACAAAAGGTACTTTTCAGAAGATGCGTTAAACACCATGCGTGATTTTGAGTTTTTGTTCCTTGTGTTATTACGAGATTCTTCTGATGACTGCAACATTGATGATATGATAGTAAATCAagtaatgcaaaatatgtcacGCCCTTACGCAGTAACAGTAGATTCATTACAGGAAATTCTACATCgtgaaaaatgtttaattattatGGATGGACTTGACGAATGGATCCATCCTGAAAGGAAATGTACAAAAGTACCAAAAACAATCCCTCATCGTAATGCACGTGAAAAGTGTGTAATTCTTACAACGACAAGACCTTGGAAAATAGGTTTGTTGAATCTTAAAACTAGTGAAATAGGTCAGAAAGTAGAACTAGTAAAACTTACCTCAGAGTCAGCACAGACATTAGAGCAAAGAgcgatttcaaaaataaagaatatcGATGTTGCTGAAGCAAAAATCCTGGccaaacaattaaataaaaaaatcaaagaaaataaactgGAGGATCTTGAATCTGTTCCCCTTCTTACGATGTATCTCATTTGTTTATGGTGTGACGATATTCCACTAGGACGTTCGAAGTGTGGACTATATGCAAGCATTATTGAACTCCTGCTGTCAAGAACTGTAAGCAAACATCCGGAAATGGAACCAACTTGCGAATCCTCCCAGAGTGATATCCCACAATGCTTCAGTGAACATGAACATTGTACTAAGTACTGCACATATCTGAAAGCTTTAGGACAATTAGCATTTGAAACTTTATTCAGTGAAACAAAGGAGAGCACTCTTGTTTTTTCCAAGTCAGTGGTAGATAGGTATCTCtcaacaaattatttgaaattaagtctTGACTCGGGACTATTAACACAAAGTACAGAAAAGACACTGACCAAACAAATTTCTAAAGTTTCGTTTTCCCACAAAACGGTTCAGGAATTTTTTTGTGCATTGCACATtagctgtcaaaatgaaaataatgtcaaagaaattgttcaaaacaaatgcaaaagtttgcaaaatattcttGACATATCGGCAGTGGTTGTATTAATCAGCGGAATGAATGCAGAAATCATTTCTTCAATATCTCGCGAGTTCATGTCTGTGATCAACGAAGATAAGAGAACGATTGAATACAGGATGTCAACGACTGATTACTGTAAACCTCTGAAAGACATACAAGACTTGTACATTTCTTGTATTAAAGGAAACACGAGCGATAAGGAACTCAAACTTTTCtgtcaagattttttctttagtggagattgtaaagaagaaaaatacttttcacATTTAACACAGCTCtcagaaaacaataaaaacaacatggAGTCAATAAATATCTACACATTCGGTGATGCTAGTTTACGTGAAATTATGGGTTCGTGTGCATTGCACGAACTCTTCAGCATCAGTAAAATATACTACTCGGGTGAAGGTGAACAAACGCAGCTTCCTGTACTGTTAAACAGGTCAACGAAATGTGTCAATATTATATCGCGACATGATTCTTGGAGCCGTGAAATGTGTGAAACATTACAGAATAATTCTCTGTTACAAGCAATTTATATCGAAGGTTTCGCAATGAGTCACGATGTACTGAATGActttctgaattatattataaacagaaaaaaaatgacggAGATTAGATTGTTGGGCATATGGTGTACCGAGCACAATTGTTCATGTACTTTCAGTTTAGATTTTTGCCAGCATTTAGATCTAAGGAAGTTAGAATTGTGCCATATACCTGAAGTGTCACAATTGAAAGTTAATGGTCAAGTGAAACACGTGCTGTTGGGCAGTATCAATCTAGTTGAAATGTCGCTGCATCCTGAAATGGTAAATATTGAACACATTTATTTGCAGTGGGTAAGCATGTCTGCTTCAACATTCCGTGATCTCGTTAAGGTAGTGGAGAAACTTTCACACAAAGCCACAGTAAGAATAGACTCGTGTAACATAAAACCGATAACAGGGTTTGAAGACGTTAAACAATATATACGCTCATCTCAGAATTTCCGAGTCACGAAGGATGAACGTCGGGCGTTTGGGAACGACTTTGTATTCGAAACTATAGTTGGAAATCAAGTTACTCAGTAAACTACGAGTGAAAATCAGCACCGGCGTAGCGCCCTGTAAGCACTACAGGCCCGAGCCTACACTTTTCCAGCAAAAATTAAGAGTtagtaaatgaaatacaaatatgtaaaaaGCATTTCTTAAAACAACAACCGCGCAAGTATTTAAGGCCGTAATATCCGGTATAAGCATTGCATTATTATGCACGTAAGTATTGCACGTGCTGGTGTTGATAATATTTGCATCGCTGGAAAAATATCGAAAATGGCCCTTGCATTAAGCCCAGATTTACAGCGGCTTGCAGAAACATTTTCTCCAAGTCAGCTCGCAGATAATGTCTAAATTCCGCCATACTAATGTAAAATTCATCTAAAAAATTTATTCTTTGGCCCGTGTCGGTCAAAAGAAGACATGCCGGCTTGTGTTTCTAAATTGGGTATAATTCTCACAGCAGACATGGGCCGTGACTCAACCACCTGATGGTGAATTCAAAAGATATCCATAGAAATTGAAAAAGGAAAAGAATTTCTATTACAATTCGTTTGACTTCTTTAGAATTGATGTGTGATAGTGACGAAAAACATTGAACGGAACAGACGCGGGTAACAGATGATTTTCGTTATAACTTAAGTCGGTATTTTGTccagatttcaaaattttctgacaaTGGTGAATGGTTGTGGTTTCTGTTTTCGAAATTCTGCACTAATGAGGTTGTTGTACACACAACTTACAAAACTATTTGAAGTCCTCTTTACATTTGCTACCTTAATTAAATGCATCGATTACTTGTTTGATTTCCCTCCACTACATAACTGCCACCCATGCCATGCATTCTATACCCTAAGTTAGCTTCTGTTTTCTTCAGACGCGAAGAAGATATAGCCATAATTTCGTGCATGACTATTGACTTAaatgttgattgatttttttttaattaaacgtGTGGATTTCTCCCAGTAATTAAtgtgaaaataagaaaacaagtcaaatttatttatttaagttttttattaaaacatagcCAGATATACATCTGggtagtttcttttgctgttcagcaTATATTGTGAGGCATGTGTTCATGTTGTTACCAATGTTACTATTTCTGTGCATAGTCCGTAGCACtatactacaaaattaatgttttcatgAGAAAGTCTTCTAATAAAAGGGGAAATCTCCATTTATTTAATATGGCTTGTAGTCTCTGAAGACAATTATTTGTTTCTAGTAGACGGAATTCATAGTTACACTAGGAAGAACACTTCTTTTCGAAAATCTTGTATTGTCTTTAGCGgacttttcataattttgataataaaactgggaatcatttttgttttagatGATTGTAAAAAAGGTATTTGTTTAAACAATAGATGAAAAATATCCTATGTAGAGACACTACTTGTATTGTAAACTTATTGGGATCACTTAATGAATGGAATGACTAACTTGTTATCTCAACGAAAAATTTTGTTAAGATTcacttatttctatatattaacTGAAAAGATGTTGCAAGAGAAATAATCATTTCAACAACAAAATTTGGTGTTACAACTCAAGAAAAGGGGACTACGGACAATATAATAAACATGACATACTAGTAGTTAC comes from the Mercenaria mercenaria strain notata chromosome 9, MADL_Memer_1, whole genome shotgun sequence genome and includes:
- the LOC123557057 gene encoding uncharacterized protein LOC123557057, with amino-acid sequence MQKMEEKLEVEMQNIKKGFADVTKDVNIVSKDVHKLDEDVKSTNKRVDELEKHKESEGTPKAEGDEAPFLFQRIYRRFKYKKRKKELKDDLATFYKTKYSTIPLSPLFEEHDTPLVDFYILPEMNFIEIRKKMPAGEGSKTQVKSLSDVFNSESSCEIYLTADAGFGKTAFSKYLAVTWSQAHRPRKKYKRYFSEDALNTMRDFEFLFLVLLRDSSDDCNIDDMIVNQVMQNMSRPYAVTVDSLQEILHREKCLIIMDGLDEWIHPERKCTKVPKTIPHRNAREKCVILTTTRPWKIGLLNLKTSEIGQKVELVKLTSESAQTLEQRAISKIKNIDVAEAKILAKQLNKKIKENKLEDLESVPLLTMYLICLWCDDIPLGRSKCGLYASIIELLLSRTVSKHPEMEPTCESSQSDIPQCFSEHEHCTKYCTYLKALGQLAFETLFSETKESTLVFSKSVVDRYLSTNYLKLSLDSGLLTQSTEKTLTKQISKVSFSHKTVQEFFCALHISCQNENNVKEIVQNKCKSLQNILDISAVVVLISGMNAEIISSISREFMSVINEDKRTIEYRMSTTDYCKPLKDIQDLYISCIKGNTSDKELKLFCQDFFFSGDCKEEKYFSHLTQLSENNKNNMESINIYTFGDASLREIMGSCALHELFSISKIYYSGEGEQTQLPVLLNRSTKCVNIISRHDSWSREMCETLQNNSLLQAIYIEGFAMSHDVLNDFLNYIINRKKMTEIRLLGIWCTEHNCSCTFSLDFCQHLDLRKLELCHIPEVSQLKVNGQVKHVLLGSINLVEMSLHPEMVNIEHIYLQWVSMSASTFRDLVKVVEKLSHKATVRIDSCNIKPITGFEDVKQYIRSSQNFRVTKDERRAFGNDFVFETIVGNQVTQ